In Bacillus thuringiensis, the DNA window ATTGTGATTGGAGATTCAATTACTGATTTACAAGCTGCGAAACAAGCAGATAAAGTATTTGCTCGTGACTTCCTTATTACAAAGTGTGAAGAGAATTATATTGCTTATACACCGTTTGAAACATTCCATGATGTTCAAACCGAATTAAAACATTTGTTGGAGGTGAAATCATGAAACAACTTTTTCGTCAATGGTATGACTTAAGCGAGGTAAAAAAAGAGTTAACAATACGAAATTGGTTTCCAGCAACGAGTGGTAATATTTCTATAAAGGTTAGTCATGAGCCACTTACTTTTCTTATTACAGCAAGTGGTAAAGATAAAACAAAAACGACTCCAGATGATTTTCTATTAGTAGATCATCTAGGGGTTCCCGTATTAGAGACTGAATTACGCCCTTCAGCAGAAACCATATTACATACACATATTTATAACAATACGAATGCCGGGTGCGTACTTCATGTTCATACAACTGATAATAATGTCATCACAAATTTATATAGTGATGCAGTCACCCTTCAAAATCAAGAAATTATTAAAGCTCTCGATATTTGGGAAGAAGGTGCAACAATTCACATTCCTATTATCGAAAACCATGCCCATATCCCAACGCTTGGAGAAAACTTCCGAAAGCATATACAAGGAGATTCGGGAGCAGTATTAATTCGTAACCACGGTATTACCGTATGGGGCCGAGATAGCTTTGATGCAAAGAAAAGATTAGAAGCTTATGAGTTTTTATTCCAATTCCATATAAAACTATTATCAATTCAAGGAGGCGTTTCTAATGGCGCAAATTCGTATTCATGAAGTAAATACTCGCATAGAAAATGAAGTAGAAGTATCTAAATTTCTACAAGAGGAAGGCGTTTTATATGAGAAATGGAACATCTCTAAACTTCCTACTTATTTAAATGAAAATTATTCGTTAACAGATGAAAACAAGGCTGAAATATTAGCTGTGTTTTCAAAAGAAATCGCTGATGTTTCAGCGCGCCGAGGTTATAAAGCACATGATGTAATTTCACTTTCAAATAGCATACCTAACCTTGACGAATTATTAATTAATTTCCAAAAAGAACACCATCATACTGATGATGAAGTTCGCTTTATTGTTAGTGGACATGGCATATTTGCCATTGAAGGAAAAGATGGAAAATTCTTTGACGTTGAACTTGAGCCAGGCGATCTCATATCTGTTCCAGAAAATGCAAGACATTATTTTACCTTACAAGATGATCGTCAAGTTGTCGCTATTCGTATTTTTGTTACAACTGAAGGCTGGGTTCCAATTTATTGAGGTAGTTAGTTGAATAAAAGGAATTGGATCCCCTTTTCCAACCTTTTATTCACTCTACATATATACATCCTCCTATGGAACAGGCTTATTTCAAAAAATGAAATAAGCCTGATTTTTTATTTTCTCAAACATATGAGTCCTTCTATTCCAAAACAATCTCCCCTTCTATTTTTCCAATGAATTTTTTAACACTTTTTGAACATTTATTGAACTTTTTTTGAATTTTTTCTGAAAATTCTGTTTTGTATATGATATACTACAATTAAATAAGAAGGAAAAGAATATCGCAAACAGAGGGGGATAATCATGAGTTTACTTATCGCACTTATACTAGGGGTTACGTGTGGAGCACTTCCTGTTATTCTAGGAGCTATTATGGAAGAGTTGGAAGTTGGTGTTTTAGGTTTTGTCGCATCTTGTGTAAGCGCTTTATTTTTCGGCTTATTCGGTGCTATTCCTGTTTCCATTCTGTGTGCATTTTATATAGTACGCCATGCTCGTGCAAAACAATTTGGTCCTAATCACATCGCGCAAGTTATTCCATTCCCAATCGAACGATGCCGCCGGGCTTCTAGCTTATAATTATAAAAATTTAATATACCTAAATAAATAAAAGTCCTCAAATGAGGACTTTTATTTATTTTCTTCTAGAAATTGAAACAATTCTTGTAAATGTAGGGCATCTTCACTATAGCTAACAGATACGTGACATATACCATCAATCTCTGCTTGCATATATAGATCAACTCCATCTCGATCATACTTCAATGCCAAATAAAACTCCATTTCTTCTAGCATTTTTTTTGAAGTTCGAATAATGTAATGCCCCTTTTCATCTCTTCCATATTCGAATTTCGGCTCAAAATCATATTTTTGTTTAAAAGCTTCTTTTTGTTTTTCATTAATTTGTATACAAGTTGCTCGTTGTACAGTATCAATCATCTCATCAAATTTTTGAAGCTCCATCTCATTTACCCCCTTATGTATTTTTTGTATAACACTTGTGTTCCGCTATTCTCTTCCCCATCTTTTATTAACTCTTCATACCATTCCTTCGCCAAACTTAAACCTGGTACTGGTAATTGCAATTTTTCAGCCTCATCTAAAGCAATCTTCATATCTTTCATAAAATGCTTTACATAAAACCCTGGTTCAAAATCTCCCTTTAACATTCGAGGAGCTAAATTACTCAATGACCAGCTACCTGCTGCTCCCGTTGAAATACTCTCTAATACTTTATCTGGATTCAGTCCAGCCTTTTTCGCGTAAGCAACAGCTTCACATACTCCAATCATGTTGGATGCAATTGCAATTTGATTGCACATTTTCGTATGCTGTCCACTCCCAGCTGGTCCTTGTAACTGAATATTTGTTCCTAGTTTTTCAAACAACGGTAAACATCTATCATATATGTCTTTCTCTCCACCGACCATAATTGCAAGTCTTGCTTCTTTCGCACCAACATCTCCTCCAGATACAGGGGCATCTAACGTAAATACATTCTTTCTTTTACCAACTTCATTTATACGTTTTGCCAATGTTGGTGTAGATGTCGTAAAATCAATGGCTATCGTGCCTTCATTTGCATTCTCTATAATGCCTTCACTTCCAAAGTACACTTCTTCAACATCATGTGGATATCCAACCATAGTCATTACAACATCTACTTGCTTTACTAACTCTTTCGGTGTATCACACCAATTTGCACCATCTTGCACTAAAGAGTCTGTCTTCGCTTTTGTTCTATTATATACATATACTTTATAGCCGTCTTGCATTAAATGACGCACCATACTTTTTCCCATTACACCAATACCGATGAAACCTATTGATACATTTTTACGTTCCATTTTCTCATCCCCTTTGTTCTAATAAATCACTTACCATCTTTCGAAACTCATTATTAAAATCATCATCTATACTATTTTTCACATTTGAAAATAAAATAACAAAAGTGCCTTTTTCTTTATTAAAATTATTGAATGTGT includes these proteins:
- a CDS encoding methylthioribulose 1-phosphate dehydratase, whose protein sequence is MKQLFRQWYDLSEVKKELTIRNWFPATSGNISIKVSHEPLTFLITASGKDKTKTTPDDFLLVDHLGVPVLETELRPSAETILHTHIYNNTNAGCVLHVHTTDNNVITNLYSDAVTLQNQEIIKALDIWEEGATIHIPIIENHAHIPTLGENFRKHIQGDSGAVLIRNHGITVWGRDSFDAKKRLEAYEFLFQFHIKLLSIQGGVSNGANSYS
- a CDS encoding NAD(P)-dependent oxidoreductase gives rise to the protein MERKNVSIGFIGIGVMGKSMVRHLMQDGYKVYVYNRTKAKTDSLVQDGANWCDTPKELVKQVDVVMTMVGYPHDVEEVYFGSEGIIENANEGTIAIDFTTSTPTLAKRINEVGKRKNVFTLDAPVSGGDVGAKEARLAIMVGGEKDIYDRCLPLFEKLGTNIQLQGPAGSGQHTKMCNQIAIASNMIGVCEAVAYAKKAGLNPDKVLESISTGAAGSWSLSNLAPRMLKGDFEPGFYVKHFMKDMKIALDEAEKLQLPVPGLSLAKEWYEELIKDGEENSGTQVLYKKYIRG
- a CDS encoding 1,2-dihydroxy-3-keto-5-methylthiopentene dioxygenase encodes the protein MAQIRIHEVNTRIENEVEVSKFLQEEGVLYEKWNISKLPTYLNENYSLTDENKAEILAVFSKEIADVSARRGYKAHDVISLSNSIPNLDELLINFQKEHHHTDDEVRFIVSGHGIFAIEGKDGKFFDVELEPGDLISVPENARHYFTLQDDRQVVAIRIFVTTEGWVPIY
- a CDS encoding DUF3909 family protein, giving the protein MELQKFDEMIDTVQRATCIQINEKQKEAFKQKYDFEPKFEYGRDEKGHYIIRTSKKMLEEMEFYLALKYDRDGVDLYMQAEIDGICHVSVSYSEDALHLQELFQFLEENK